From the genome of Scytonema hofmannii PCC 7110, one region includes:
- a CDS encoding glycine betaine ABC transporter substrate-binding protein — MKRFLGFLVLGLVLILAIASCNLTSSGGGGGDIVVASKDFTEQDILGELLAQQIEATTKLKVERKPRLGGLFVCHNAIVAGKVDAYIDYTGTVYTSILKQKSISSAREVFDKLKAAYAQQFKLEVMPPLGYESTFAMTIRGEDAKKYNLTNLSDAAKYTPQWRGGFGYEFVERPDGLAGLVKTYNLRFREPPKLMSLDLIYRALTQGLVDIVAGSSTDGQIARLGLVVLKDSLGYFPPYEAVPIVRQETLQKYPELKAAISQLIGKITAEEIQKLNSLVEGELRDVKEVVREFRKSQGL, encoded by the coding sequence ATGAAAAGATTTTTGGGATTTTTGGTTTTAGGGTTGGTTTTGATTTTGGCTATTGCTAGTTGTAATTTGACCAGTAGTGGTGGAGGTGGAGGTGATATTGTTGTTGCATCTAAGGATTTTACGGAGCAGGATATTTTGGGGGAATTGTTAGCGCAGCAGATTGAAGCGACGACTAAGTTAAAGGTGGAAAGAAAACCTCGGTTGGGGGGTTTGTTTGTTTGCCACAATGCGATCGTTGCGGGTAAAGTAGATGCTTATATTGATTATACTGGTACTGTCTATACGTCAATATTAAAGCAGAAGTCTATTAGTAGTGCTAGAGAGGTTTTTGATAAGTTAAAAGCAGCTTACGCGCAGCAATTTAAGTTGGAAGTTATGCCTCCTTTGGGTTATGAAAGTACTTTTGCAATGACTATTCGCGGTGAAGATGCAAAAAAATATAATCTGACAAATCTTTCGGATGCTGCTAAGTATACTCCTCAATGGCGGGGTGGTTTTGGTTATGAATTTGTCGAACGTCCAGATGGTTTAGCAGGGTTGGTTAAAACTTATAATTTACGTTTTCGAGAGCCGCCTAAGTTAATGAGCTTGGATTTAATTTATCGGGCTTTAACTCAAGGTTTGGTCGATATAGTAGCAGGAAGTTCAACTGATGGGCAAATTGCTCGTTTGGGTTTAGTTGTATTGAAAGATAGTTTGGGCTATTTTCCTCCCTATGAAGCTGTACCAATTGTCCGTCAAGAAACTTTACAAAAATATCCAGAATTAAAAGCAGCAATTTCTCAACTTATAGGAAAAATTACTGCTGAGGAAATACAAAAATTAAATAGTCTAGTTGAGGGTGAGTTGCGCGATGTCAAGGAAGTGGTACGAGAGTTTCGCAAATCGCAAGGGTTATGA
- a CDS encoding ABC transporter permease, with the protein MNLNDFFLIKYAPEILQHSGEHLFLVIISITTSTIIGLPLGILITRTKSLQKPILGIANILQTIPSLALFGLLIPIPVIGGIGATPTIVALTLYSLLPIIRNTYTGIISVDAAIIEAGRGMGMTDKQLLLQVEIPLALGVILAGIRVAMVIAIGIATIGAAIGAGGLGVFIFRGIAVVNNQLILAGAVPAAAMALLADFGIGWLEKRFEVRS; encoded by the coding sequence ATGAATTTAAATGATTTTTTTCTAATTAAATATGCTCCAGAAATTCTCCAACATTCTGGCGAGCATTTATTTTTGGTAATTATTTCTATTACTACCTCGACAATTATTGGTCTTCCTTTAGGGATTTTGATTACTCGAACTAAAAGCTTACAAAAACCTATTTTAGGTATAGCCAATATCCTGCAAACTATTCCTAGTTTAGCTTTATTTGGTTTATTAATTCCGATTCCAGTTATTGGTGGTATTGGTGCAACTCCGACGATTGTGGCTTTAACTTTATATTCTTTATTACCTATAATTCGTAATACTTATACAGGTATTATTAGCGTAGATGCAGCTATTATTGAAGCTGGTAGGGGAATGGGAATGACGGATAAACAATTATTATTGCAAGTAGAAATTCCTTTAGCATTGGGGGTTATTTTAGCAGGGATAAGGGTGGCAATGGTAATTGCCATTGGGATTGCGACTATTGGTGCTGCAATTGGTGCTGGTGGATTGGGTGTGTTTATTTTTCGGGGAATTGCGGTGGTAAACAATCAATTAATTTTAGCTGGTGCTGTTCCTGCGGCAGCAATGGCTTTGCTAGCTGATTTTGGGATAGGGTGGTTGGAAAAGCGGTTTGAAGTTAGAAGTTAG
- a CDS encoding Imm30 family immunity protein, which translates to MDENTLLSILKANKLMRYREEITAFENALMELAENPNSKYLRELHLVLDDKCQHQEVMFGLIHFLESFDVKEQLQAFIDVIPSLATSAPEWTKLLHNRILNDELAYLLYQDMLNSIDSLKRDTVNRLLTGMAQQCQPVNT; encoded by the coding sequence ATGGATGAAAATACATTACTTAGCATCTTGAAAGCTAATAAATTAATGCGATACCGTGAAGAAATTACTGCTTTTGAAAATGCTTTAATGGAACTTGCGGAGAATCCTAATAGTAAATATTTGAGAGAACTACATTTAGTCTTGGACGATAAATGTCAACATCAGGAAGTGATGTTTGGTCTCATTCACTTTTTAGAATCTTTTGATGTAAAAGAGCAACTCCAAGCATTTATTGATGTCATTCCTAGTTTGGCAACTTCAGCACCGGAATGGACAAAGTTACTTCATAACCGTATCTTGAATGATGAGCTGGCCTATCTTTTATATCAAGATATGTTAAATTCTATTGACTCCTTAAAGCGCGATACTGTTAACCGGTTACTAACAGGAATGGCACAGCAATGTCAGCCTGTTAATACATAG
- a CDS encoding IS4 family transposase, whose translation MMLVNFEFNNQILNRAQLLLALNQIIPTESIMAAITTTSSTARRQRILPTHVVISLVIAMSFWSSDSIVDVLKNLIQGFNSLQIPFKRRFKIPTSSSISEARQRIGAAVMTRLFEIVAKPLATIKTPGAFLGGLRIMALDGTVFDVPDTETNAKVFGYPGSRPGTNPAFPKARLTFLVEAGTHLIIDIFCCPYRIGERKGALKLLRSVEESMLLMWDRGLHSFKMIHAAIKQKCHILGRVPSHVKFEFVKAFPDGSYLSWLAPDGKSRKKGATKIPVRVIEYIIEVEGVEKVYRLVTDLMDISTFPALLLAQEYHQRWEAENTLDELKVHLNGRKIPIRSKNPREVIQEIYGWLLGHYCIRYLMFQSAAIKGISPLSLSFTSSLRVVRRAIPQFQQQVNHSLENMNIYFSWLIWEILDLQIPPTSGRTNPRVIKKTRSKFKTKKRCHRNNYTPRQQLSFTIFTTAS comes from the coding sequence ATGATGCTAGTTAACTTTGAATTCAACAATCAAATCCTAAATCGGGCACAATTACTGCTGGCTCTTAACCAGATCATCCCTACCGAGTCGATTATGGCAGCGATTACAACAACGAGTAGTACCGCACGGCGTCAAAGAATACTTCCTACACACGTAGTAATCTCTCTAGTAATCGCCATGAGTTTTTGGTCCTCCGATTCAATCGTGGATGTATTGAAAAATCTCATTCAGGGTTTTAATTCTTTGCAAATCCCCTTTAAGAGACGTTTTAAGATACCAACATCTTCATCAATAAGTGAAGCTAGACAACGAATTGGTGCTGCTGTTATGACTCGTTTATTTGAAATTGTTGCAAAACCTTTAGCAACAATTAAAACACCAGGTGCTTTTTTGGGTGGACTGAGAATAATGGCTTTGGATGGCACAGTTTTTGATGTTCCTGATACAGAAACTAATGCTAAAGTATTTGGTTACCCTGGTTCTCGTCCTGGTACAAATCCGGCTTTTCCCAAAGCTAGGTTAACTTTTTTAGTCGAAGCAGGAACTCATTTAATTATCGACATATTTTGTTGTCCATATCGAATTGGAGAGAGAAAAGGAGCTTTAAAGCTATTAAGAAGTGTTGAGGAGAGTATGTTGTTAATGTGGGACAGAGGACTGCACTCATTTAAAATGATTCATGCTGCAATCAAACAAAAATGTCATATTCTTGGTCGCGTGCCATCTCATGTAAAATTTGAGTTTGTTAAAGCTTTTCCTGATGGTTCCTATCTAAGTTGGCTTGCTCCTGATGGAAAGTCAAGAAAGAAGGGAGCGACGAAAATACCTGTTCGTGTCATTGAATATATTATTGAAGTTGAGGGTGTAGAAAAGGTGTATCGTTTAGTAACTGATTTGATGGATATTTCAACTTTTCCTGCATTGCTCTTAGCCCAAGAATACCATCAACGGTGGGAAGCTGAGAACACCTTGGATGAGTTAAAAGTCCATCTGAACGGTCGTAAAATTCCTATCCGCTCGAAGAATCCTCGTGAAGTTATCCAAGAAATTTATGGTTGGTTACTAGGACACTATTGTATACGTTATTTAATGTTTCAAAGTGCAGCAATCAAGGGAATATCTCCCCTAAGTTTAAGTTTTACCAGTTCTCTAAGAGTTGTCAGACGTGCTATTCCTCAGTTTCAACAGCAAGTTAATCATTCTCTTGAGAATATGAATATATATTTTAGCTGGTTAATCTGGGAAATCTTAGACTTACAAATACCACCAACCTCAGGCAGAACTAATCCGAGGGTAATCAAGAAAACTCGTTCTAAATTTAAAACTAAAAAACGATGTCATAGAAATAATTATACTCCCCGGCAACAACTATCTTTTACAATTTTTACAACCGCTAGTTGA
- a CDS encoding ABC transporter ATP-binding protein, protein MATVRLENIKRRFNNVTAIDDITFDIPNGEFWVLVGPSGCGKSTILRTIAGLETATSGKLYIGERLVNNIPARQRDVAMVFQNYALYPHMTVGQNIAFGLQMRKIDPKIIQERVIVVARSLSLEHLLERKPKQLSGGQQQRVALGRAIAREPQVFLLDEPLSNLDAQLRDDTRAELKQLHQELGITTIYVTHDQVEAMTLADKIVVLNRGRIQQIGEPHIIYSQPTNRMVATFLGSPPMNIVPAKYTGDGFDVVGQTLPCPNSVQEKLRPGVGQGFDLGIRPEHISIVEPSRRTEEEFGELTVEVKVVEPLGRETLVRTGFPGTSVILNVQIGADVLPQRGDRLSLKFNLDRLFVFDSATGDKLYP, encoded by the coding sequence ATGGCAACCGTTCGTCTAGAAAACATTAAGCGTAGATTTAATAATGTCACCGCTATTGATGACATTACTTTTGACATACCCAATGGTGAGTTTTGGGTGTTAGTTGGACCATCAGGTTGTGGAAAATCTACCATTTTGCGAACTATCGCTGGTTTGGAAACTGCGACATCTGGCAAACTCTATATCGGGGAGAGGTTGGTTAACAATATTCCCGCAAGACAGCGAGATGTGGCAATGGTATTTCAAAACTACGCCCTCTATCCCCACATGACAGTGGGGCAAAACATTGCTTTTGGGCTGCAAATGCGAAAAATTGACCCGAAAATCATTCAAGAACGAGTCATAGTAGTGGCGCGATCGCTTTCTCTAGAACATCTTTTAGAGCGCAAACCCAAACAACTTTCAGGCGGACAGCAGCAGCGTGTTGCCTTGGGAAGAGCAATTGCTCGCGAACCACAAGTTTTTTTACTGGATGAACCACTGTCTAATTTGGATGCTCAATTGCGGGACGATACACGGGCTGAGTTGAAACAACTTCATCAAGAACTGGGAATTACGACTATCTATGTGACTCATGACCAGGTTGAAGCGATGACTTTGGCTGACAAGATAGTGGTTCTCAATCGGGGACGAATTCAACAAATTGGCGAACCACATATTATCTATTCCCAACCGACAAACCGTATGGTTGCTACTTTCTTGGGAAGTCCTCCAATGAATATCGTACCTGCAAAGTATACGGGTGATGGCTTTGATGTTGTTGGTCAGACGTTACCCTGTCCGAATTCTGTTCAGGAAAAATTGCGTCCTGGGGTGGGACAAGGTTTTGATTTGGGAATTCGTCCGGAACATATTTCTATTGTTGAACCTTCTAGGCGCACAGAGGAAGAGTTTGGTGAGTTAACAGTGGAGGTTAAGGTGGTGGAACCTCTGGGACGGGAGACTTTGGTGCGGACTGGGTTTCCTGGTACGTCAGTGATTTTGAATGTTCAAATTGGTGCTGATGTACTTCCCCAAAGGGGCGATCGTCTTTCTTTGAAGTTTAATTTGGATAGATTATTTGTGTTTGATTCTGCAACTGGTGATAAGTTATACCCTTAG
- a CDS encoding GUN4 domain-containing protein: MTDPMIVSGTTSNIESLRQPLVAGSLQIQQQVIPQLANLGEGGLDVLMEFLYERRKNPATWVDGKVYQVLYTSDSPKAKEFLQNNFPSGIVPLKSDCNIDYSPIQKLLAAQDFQAADRITIQKMCELAGPTAIQRKWLYFTEVENFPATDLQTLNTLWVVHSEGKFGFSVQREIWLSLGKNWDNLWEKIGWKKGNNWTRYPNEFTWNLSAPKGHLPLSNQLRGVRVMASLLSHSAWS, encoded by the coding sequence ATGACAGACCCAATGATTGTATCAGGCACTACTAGCAACATCGAATCCCTCCGCCAACCCTTAGTCGCTGGGTCTCTTCAAATCCAACAGCAGGTGATTCCACAGCTTGCTAACCTGGGAGAAGGGGGATTAGATGTTCTGATGGAATTTTTATATGAACGCCGGAAAAATCCAGCCACTTGGGTAGACGGGAAAGTTTATCAAGTTCTTTATACCTCTGATTCACCCAAAGCCAAGGAATTTTTACAAAATAATTTTCCTTCAGGAATAGTTCCCTTAAAATCGGATTGCAATATAGATTACAGCCCCATACAGAAGCTTCTAGCAGCCCAAGATTTTCAAGCCGCCGATCGCATAACTATACAAAAAATGTGTGAATTAGCAGGACCAACAGCAATACAAAGAAAATGGCTGTATTTTACCGAAGTCGAGAATTTTCCAGCCACCGATCTACAAACATTAAACACCTTATGGGTAGTTCACTCAGAAGGCAAATTTGGCTTTTCCGTTCAAAGAGAAATTTGGTTGAGCTTGGGGAAAAACTGGGATAATCTTTGGGAAAAAATTGGTTGGAAAAAAGGCAATAACTGGACTCGATATCCCAACGAGTTTACCTGGAACCTCAGTGCGCCTAAAGGTCACTTACCCCTATCCAACCAACTCAGGGGCGTCAGAGTTATGGCTTCTTTACTATCTCATTCAGCATGGAGTTAG
- a CDS encoding NADP-dependent isocitrate dehydrogenase gives MYDKITAPTTGAKITFKNGEPVVPDHPIIPFIQGDGTGIDIWPAAQKVLDAAVAKAYKGKRKISWFKVFAGDEAFEVYGTYQYLPQDTLTAIKEYGVAIKGPLTTPIGGGIRSLNVALRQIFDLYACVRPCRYYPGTPSPHKTPEKLDVIIYRENTEDIYLGIEWRQGSEVGDRLISILNKELIPATPEHGNKQIPLDSGIGIKPISKTGSQRLVRRAIKHALLLPLNKKMVTLVHKGNIMKYTEGAFRDWGYELAVSEFRSECVTERESWILSNKENNPNLSLEDNARMVEPGFDALTSDKQAQMVEEVKTVLDSIWESHGKGKWKVMVMVNDRIADSIFQQIQTRPDEYSVLATMNLNGDYLSDAAAAIVGGLGMGPGANIGDECAVFEATHGTAPKHAGLDRINPGSVILSGVMMLEYLGWQEAADLIKKGLGDAIANRQVTYDLARLLEPPVEPLKCSEFAEAIIKHFG, from the coding sequence ATGTACGATAAAATTACTGCACCCACAACAGGAGCCAAAATCACCTTCAAAAACGGTGAGCCTGTTGTTCCTGACCATCCAATTATCCCTTTTATTCAAGGTGATGGTACGGGAATAGATATTTGGCCGGCTGCTCAAAAGGTTCTTGATGCTGCTGTGGCAAAAGCATACAAGGGCAAGCGCAAGATTAGTTGGTTTAAGGTTTTCGCTGGGGATGAGGCTTTCGAAGTTTACGGGACTTACCAGTATTTGCCTCAGGATACCCTTACGGCAATTAAGGAATACGGTGTCGCGATTAAGGGACCGCTGACAACTCCTATTGGTGGTGGCATTCGTTCCCTTAATGTGGCGTTGCGTCAAATTTTTGACTTATATGCCTGTGTACGCCCTTGCCGATACTACCCAGGTACTCCTTCTCCTCATAAAACTCCAGAAAAACTGGATGTGATTATTTACCGGGAAAATACGGAGGATATTTATTTAGGAATTGAGTGGCGTCAAGGAAGTGAAGTTGGCGATCGCTTAATCTCTATCCTAAACAAAGAACTTATTCCTGCAACTCCAGAACATGGGAACAAGCAAATTCCTTTGGATTCTGGAATAGGTATTAAACCTATTAGCAAAACTGGTTCCCAACGCCTGGTGAGACGTGCTATCAAACACGCTTTGTTACTTCCACTGAACAAGAAAATGGTGACTCTGGTGCATAAAGGCAACATCATGAAGTACACTGAAGGCGCTTTCCGGGATTGGGGCTACGAATTGGCAGTCAGCGAATTTCGCTCTGAGTGCGTTACCGAACGGGAATCTTGGATTTTGAGTAACAAAGAGAACAATCCCAATCTCTCTTTGGAAGATAATGCTCGAATGGTTGAACCTGGGTTTGATGCTTTGACTTCAGACAAGCAAGCCCAAATGGTTGAAGAAGTGAAAACTGTTCTGGACTCAATTTGGGAAAGCCACGGAAAGGGTAAGTGGAAAGTAATGGTAATGGTCAATGACCGCATTGCCGATAGTATTTTCCAACAAATCCAGACCAGACCCGATGAGTATTCCGTTTTGGCGACTATGAACCTGAATGGGGATTACTTGTCTGATGCGGCGGCGGCGATCGTTGGCGGACTAGGTATGGGACCGGGGGCAAATATTGGCGATGAATGTGCTGTTTTTGAAGCAACCCACGGAACCGCACCCAAACATGCTGGTTTGGATAGGATCAACCCTGGTTCCGTGATTTTATCCGGTGTGATGATGCTGGAGTATTTGGGTTGGCAAGAAGCAGCAGATTTGATCAAGAAAGGGTTGGGGGATGCGATCGCAAACCGTCAAGTTACTTATGATTTGGCACGTTTGTTAGAACCACCTGTAGAACCTTTAAAGTGTTCTGAATTTGCTGAGGCAATTATTAAGCATTTTGGTTAG
- a CDS encoding Calvin cycle protein CP12 produces the protein MTKTVDANWESVNSTAAIGGNENTKILEQAILEAIEQARTACELKGNSSSECAVAWDIVEELQAEKSHKLAAHRKTALEEYCDDNPNAPECLIYDV, from the coding sequence ATGACAAAAACCGTAGATGCCAATTGGGAAAGTGTAAATTCCACTGCTGCGATCGGTGGTAATGAAAATACTAAAATTTTAGAACAAGCCATTCTAGAAGCTATTGAGCAAGCCCGTACAGCTTGTGAATTGAAGGGAAATAGTTCAAGTGAATGTGCTGTAGCCTGGGATATTGTTGAAGAGTTGCAAGCAGAGAAATCTCATAAGTTAGCAGCACATCGCAAAACTGCTTTAGAGGAATATTGTGACGACAACCCAAATGCGCCTGAATGTTTAATTTATGATGTCTAA